One Amycolatopsis sp. NBC_00355 genomic window carries:
- a CDS encoding site-2 protease family protein codes for MAAFGDVTTVLVGDRDPLLIAGVVIFVAAGWVASLSLHEFGHAMVAYRGGDASVAHKGYLTLDVRKYTDPVLSIVLPLIFLIIGGIPLPGGAVWINRGALRSRGTSSWVSLAGPLSNLAVGAALTLVVALVPMAGGLVVAMSYLALLQVLTFILNILPIPGLDGWGAIEPYLPPQARAFGAQVRPWAPIILFAILWFFTPASTALWDGAFWIYNNLGGFEEGARAGASVFRFWN; via the coding sequence ATGGCCGCCTTCGGCGACGTGACCACCGTTCTGGTCGGTGACCGCGATCCACTCCTCATCGCCGGCGTCGTGATCTTCGTCGCCGCCGGCTGGGTGGCCTCGCTGTCGCTGCACGAGTTCGGCCACGCGATGGTCGCCTACCGGGGCGGTGACGCGAGTGTCGCTCATAAGGGTTACCTGACGCTGGACGTCCGGAAGTACACCGATCCGGTCCTGTCGATCGTCCTGCCGTTGATCTTCCTCATCATCGGCGGCATCCCGCTGCCGGGCGGCGCGGTCTGGATCAACCGGGGCGCGCTGCGCTCGCGCGGGACGTCGTCGTGGGTCTCGCTGGCGGGACCGCTGAGCAACCTCGCGGTCGGCGCGGCGCTGACGCTCGTGGTGGCGCTGGTGCCGATGGCGGGCGGCCTGGTCGTCGCGATGTCCTACCTGGCGCTGCTGCAGGTCCTGACGTTCATCCTGAACATCCTCCCGATCCCCGGCCTCGACGGCTGGGGCGCGATCGAGCCGTACCTGCCGCCGCAGGCCCGCGCGTTCGGCGCCCAGGTGCGCCCGTGGGCCCCGATCATCCTGTTCGCGATCCTCTGGTTCTTCACCCCGGCGAGCACGGCCCTGTGGGACGGCGCGTTCTGGATCTACAACAACCTGGGCGGCTTCGAAGAAGGCGCCCGCGCGGGCGCCAGCGTCTTCCGCTTCTGGAACTGA